The following nucleotide sequence is from Halobaculum sp. MBLA0147.
GAGAGGGTGAAGATCGGCACCTCGTCGCCGTTGACGAGGAACTCGTCGGCCGCGGGGCTACAGAAGTCGAACGCCTGGTCGCCCTCCGCCTGGACGAGGTCGGCCCAGTCCTGCATGTCCGCCGGCGACGGTGCCTGCCCGAGCAGGTACGTCCCGTCGCCGAGATCCTCGGCCTCCGGGTAGCCCATCGCTTTGATCTGTGCCAGCCGTCCCTCGCCGCCGGAGTACGTCGACTTGTAGTCGAGCTTCAGGTCGAGTTCGCCGGCCGTGACCTGGTTGCCTCGGAACTCCTCCTCGTCGGAGAAGAACGCACTCGTGCCGAGCCCGGCGCCGGCGGACGCGAGTCCGACGGCACCGACGCCCGCGAGCACCTTCCGTCTGCTGAGTCGCCCCAGCCCGTTCGTGTCTGTCATGTCGTGTGTCGTTGTGTTGTCGCGGCGTGTCTCGACGACGCCGCTGCCGTCGCCCGCCGGTGTCGCCGGGGTTCCGCCCGGCCGTCGTCGGTCGTCAGTCCACTCGGGTCGCCGCCGAGTCGGTCACCCCGCTGGCGACCACTCAGTTCGCGACGGTGTTGTTGAACGGGTCCGTGTTGTTCCGGACCTGCTCCGTCTTGAACACGAGGTCGAACGAGAGACTGTCACCCTGGATCTCGTTGCCCACCTCGTACGGGATCTCCAGCAGCAGGTAGAACACGTACGAGTCGCCGTCGACGCCACCGATGGCGAGCGGCATCCCCTGGTCGTCCTTGACGATGTACCCACCGTCGTTCACGTCCAGAACGGCGTTGGCCTCCCGGGCGGTGGTGTGGTGCTGGTCGGCGTCCACGACGCCGTCCAGGTCGGGGTCGGCGTAGGTGAGTCCGAGCAGGTCACTCGCGTTGTTGAACACCGGGTCCAGGTTCGTGAGGTCCGTCTTCGTGCCGCCCGTGGAGCCGTCCGTCGGGCCGGCGTAGTCCTGCCACACCGTCGACAGGAGGAACTCGCCCAGGTCCGCGCTATTGTTCGTGTCGCCCTCGGCCTCTCGTTCGGGCTCGGGGTTCGCACCGCCCGCCTCCGCGAACTCCTCCGTGCACACTTGCACGTAGCCGGGGTTGTCGAGGACCTCGATCTCACAGCAGACGATCCCCCAGTCGCCTGGCTTGGCGTCGTCGACCACCAGGCCGACGACGGCGTCTTGGCCGTCTGCGGTCGTGGACGCGCCCAGCTGGAACGACTCCTGGTCGGCCCAGAAGTCGTTGGCGGCCACGATGCTGGCAGTCACGGACATGTCGAGGGTGCCCGCGGTGAGGCTGTTGTTCTCGAGTTCTTCGGTGTCGGAGAAGAACGCGCTCGTACCGAGTCCTGCGCCCGCGGAGGCGAGGCCCACGGCACCGAGGCCGGCGAGCATCTTCCGCCGCGAGAGGTCGTACAGTCGGGGTTCGTCGTCTGTCATGGTCGTACTCCCCGGCGGCCGTCCGTCCGACCGTCCCGGGATACACGTCCCGTGGCTGGGTACTGGATTAGCTATGATCCGATTCAACCCGGTGCATCCGGCCGATGACGGCTCGTCAGGCTCTCTAACCCCGATATTCGGGGTCTTTCGGCCGTGTGTCGGGGGCTCCGTACCGGTCCCCTGGCGGTCGGTCGGCTACTCCGTACCACCGTTCCGGACGTGGTCAGGGGCTCTGTACGCCCGCTGGGAGGCCCTGCAGCGTCCGCCTGTCGCTCTGTAGTGTCGCCGAGACCGACCGGAACGGGGTCCGAGCCTCGCCGTCCGCGCGTCGGACCACGACTCAGCCGTGCCGTACCACGCGGTGGTGGCTCGCGGTGCCGTCGGGCAGCCACACCCAGTCGATCGGTCTGGGAGTGCATGGCCAAGACCCGACTGCTCGTCCGTACGGACGTGACGAGAGCGACCACCCTACGAGAGACGGACGCGCACCACCTGTTGAGCAGCCAGCGGCGGTGCGAGACGCTCCGCGTCCTCGCTCGACGGCCGGGTGGCGAGCCGGTGGCGCTCAGAGAGCTGTCGGAACGCGTGGCGGCGGCGGAGGCGGGCGAGACGCCCGCCCCGCGGCCGCTCCGGCGGAGTGTCTACAACGCGCTCCACCAGACACACCTCCCGACGTTGGCCGGCCACGGCTTCGTGGACTACGACCCCGTGCGCAAGCGGGTACTCGTGCGTGCGGAGGTGCGCGACCTGGTCCGGTACATGGACACGGTCACACCCGTCGGCGTCACCTGGGGGGAGTACTACCGTGGCCTCGGGATCGGCGGCCTCTGTCTCGTCGTCGCCGCCCTGGCGGAACTCCCGGTGGTCGGCCGCGTCGACCCGCTGCTGTGGGCGAGCGGCGCGCTCGTCCTCTTCGCCGTCTCGACACTGTACCAACTGTTCGCCGCCCCAGTCGGTGGGTTGCGGGGACTCGCGTGGCTGCTCGCCGACCTGCGGCGGCTCGGCGACCGGTTCGGCCGCGTCTGGACGGAGATCTCGGTGAACGTCTCTCGCGACGGCGGGGAGACGACGGGAGCGGGTGGAGAAACGACGGGAGCAGGTGGAGAGACGACGGGAGAGGGTGGACGGAGGACGGGTGACGGCGGACGACAGACGACAATCGGTGACCCCACCGCGAGCAGAGCCGACGGCGGCGGCCCGGCCGGGGACCGCGGAGCGCCGAACGAGGACGCGGACGACCTCGACGGACGCAGATCCCGGTGACGACTGTCAGTTCCCGAGAGCGGGTGGCGGACGGTTCTCTTCTTCGGAAGTAGTTCGGACACGACTGACGAGTGACGCCCACGTGAAACTGGGCCGACGGTGTCGGCGCCGGCGAGACTCGACGGCGTCGCCGCGACGACCAAGAGTCGACGACGGACACCACACGCCGGCTACGGAGGAGACTTCTCGGAAAACGGATTCCAGACGAGCGACCGCACCGGCCGATCCGATCGATTCGACCGCTCCCGCCCGCGCCCCCCGCACCGCCCGCACCGCCCGCGCCGCCCGCACTGCCTGCAGCGCCCGCGCCGCCCGCACCAGACGGCGTCGTTTCGCCTACGCCAGACTGTCGGCCGGGACGCGGACCTCCAACAGCCGGCAGCCACAGTCCACGCAACCGACGGCGATCACCCGCCGCGAGGAGCAACACGACGGGACCGGCTCCTCGCCGAGTTCGACGGCGCCGCCACACTCGGGGCACACCTCCGCGAACAGTCGGAGGCTCGCGGCCGCCTCCGTCCGCGCCGCGGGCCCGAGTCGTTCCCACTCCGGCACCCACTCTGGCAGGAGGTCGAACGCGGTCGTGTCGGCGAACAGCGCCGCCCGCGACTCCCACGTCCCCAGCCACTCCCCCTCTAGGTAGGCGACGACCCCGTCGTCGTACGTCGTCACGACGAGCCGGTCGCGGTCCAGGTCGAGCGCCCTCGCCAGCGCGGTCCGCTCGCCCGTCTCCTCCGCCAACGCCGCCCGCGTTCCGGACAGCCACGCGGCGGCGAACCCACCGTCGAGCCGCACGTCGTCGCCGCTGGGCGTCGGCTGGAGCAACCCGGTGCCTTCCAACAGCCTCTCGGATCCGACGCCTCGGGTCGGCGGCTCCGACGGTGTCGACGCCTTCCCGAACCACGCCAACACGCGTTCCGGGAGGTACCGACTGGTGAGTGTCGGTGTGTACGGGACGACGTACCCACGGAGCCAGGTGGCGAGCAACCCGACGGCTACGACGACGAGAGCCACCGCCGGGGAGACGATCGCCAGCGCCGTCCCGGCCGCCGCGACGAACGCGAGGTTGACGACGGTACACGGGAGACACCGGTTCTCGCCGACGTACTCCGGCTGTCGCAGTCGCCCGAGGGTGGCTCCCAGCGGGCTCTCGTGGAGTCGCCTCCGTCTCTCACGGAGCAGCCCCCGCCGCTCGCGGAGCCACCCGGCTGCCACACCGTCCCGTCGGTCTGCCTCCGTCGTCTCGGTACGTTCCCCGCCCGTCCGTCGCCGCGGTGCGCTGGTCGTCATCTGTCTGCCGGCACTGCCGGTCGGCTGCCGATACGCGACGTGTCGAGGTAAGTATGGGTCGCGTACGCGAACGAGGCGCAGAGCAGGGCCACCCACGGTACCTCCTCGAAAGACGCTCCTACCGGATCCGACGCCCTCGGTTACGACGAGCCGATGCCGTCTCCCAGTGGTCGGGTCGCCGAGCGAGTCCTCGCGGGTGCCCGGGTGTCGTCGGCCCTCGGGTGATGGTAGTGTTTTCCTGTTACACGTCCATTTATGTGCAGGTACTGCGTACATACGAACGAGAACTGATGTCACGTAGTACCTCGTCCGTCTCTGGGACCGAATCGGGTGGTGACCGCGAGACTGGGCTGCTCGAGGCGGACGCGGTGTTCGAGACGTTGAGTAACCGCCGCCGACGGCACCTACTCCACTACCTCGTCGGTCTGGCAGACGGCGAGACGACCACGGTCGGGACACTCTCGGAACAGCTCGCCGCGTGGGAGAACGACGTGGACCTCTCTGCGGTCACGTCGAGACAGCGCAAACGTCTGTACACGGCACTCCACCAGACACACCTCCCGAAACTGGATCGGCTTGGGATCGTAGAGTACGACAGTGCGCGTGGGACGGTCGCCTCCGGTTCCGAGATGGCAGCGTTCGACGTCTACTTCGATATGGTGGCACCCGGCGACGTTCCCTGGAACCAGTTCTACCTCGGGTTCGCGTTCCTGGCGGTCCTGTCGGTGACGGCCGGCACTGCCGGCGTCCCACCGTTCGGTCTGCTCGACGGCTACGGGTGGGCACTCCTCGTGGCGATCGGACTCCTCGTCGTCGCCGCGTTCCACTTCGTCTACAGTCTCCACTGCCGCTCGGCGGTCGAGGGGACCCCGCCGCGTCGGTGACTCCGTCGTGCGCCTCTCTTCTCCGACTGCTCCTCAGCCTCGACGCTGCTCCGTGGCGGGAAGTCCGTCAGACAGTCCAGGTCACTCCCGACTACACCCGCCGCTCTCACCGCGGCCTTTTAAGCCGACGCGCTCGGTAACGAGAGACGATCTCACGTGCGGGCACCCACACGCGTCCTCGGCGTCGAGTTCTCGCGCCGGAACCGACTGATCGTCTACTACCTCCTCGGACTCGCCGCCCTCGTCCTCACCTACGCGGCGATCTACAACACCGCGATGGCGCGCCTGGAGGGTGTCGAGCAGTCGTACTTCGCCTCCATCGAGTTCGTCGTCCAGACGATGACGACCACCGGCTACGGCCAGGACGCCGGCCTCTGGAGTCACCCGCTGATGTTCGTCCTGGTCGCACTGACGCAGATCACCGGGATCGGGATCGGCTTCTTCACTCTGCGTCTGATCATCATCCCGCTGTTCACCGACGCGGAGGTGGACTTGGACGACCGCCTGACGCCCAAGCGCGACCACGTGATCGTCTGCGAGTACCGGCGCGACTCTGCGGTTCTCCTGGACGAACTCGAAGACCTCGGCATCGACTACGTGTTGCTCTCCTCGGACCACGAGAGTGCCAAGGCGCTCTCGGACGCCGGCTACGCCGCGATCGACGGCTCACCACAGGACCGGTCGGCGCTCGAACGGGCGAGTATCGACACCGCCCGCGCGGTGGTCGCAGACACCGATGACGCGAACGTCGACACGATCCTGACGGTCCGCTCGATCGACCGCGACGTGGAGGTCGTCGCGCTCACCGACGACAGCGACCTCCGGCGCGTCCTCTCGAACGCCGGCGCGGACAGCGTCCTCTCACCACACGGCGTGCTCGGCCGCCGTCTCGCCGAGAAGGCACTCTCCTCGGTGGATGGCGACGCCGCCGACGCCGTCGAACTCGGCGGCGACCTCGAACTCGCGGAGGTGCCGATCCAGCCGGGGAACCGCCTCGTCGGACGACGTATCCGGGACTCCCGCATCCGCGAGGAGACGGGAGCGAACGTCGTCGGCGCGTGGATCGACGGTGAGTTGCAACTCCCGCCAGACCCGGACGCCGTCGTCCGCTCGAACACGGTGTTGCTCCTCTCGGGCCCCAACGACGCGCTGGCGGCGTTCGACGAGTACACGCGCCCGTCACAGACGCTCCGCCGTCACGACCGTGTCGTCGTCGCCGGGCTCGGCGAGGTCGGAGCGGCGGCTCACGAGGCACTCGTCGACGCCGGCCTCGCGGTGACGACGATCGACCGCGACGACGGTGACGGCGTCGACGTAGTCGGCGACGCCAGCGACGAGGAGACGCTCCGAGCGGCCGGGATCGAGACCGCCGACGCGGTGATCGTCGGCCTCCCGAACGACTCCGCCGCGCTGCTGACGACGGTGTTGGCGCGGTCGCTGAACCCGGAGATCGAGATCCTGGTCCGGGTGAGCGACACGGACGCCACCCAGAAGGCGCTGAGCGGCGGGGCCGACTACGTGCTCTCCGTGCCGCGCGTGAGCGCCCGGATGGTCGCCAGAGAGCTCCGCGGCGAGGACATCCTCACTCCGGCGACACAGATCCGCCTGCTGCGCGTCCCGGCGACGCCGTTGGCCGGCTCGACGCTCGCGGAGTCGGGCGTGTACGAACAGACGGGGTGTCGCGTGATCGCCGTCGAGGACGACGACGGGTTCGTCGCCACCGTGGACCCACAGCGACGCTTCTCCGGCGACGAGACCATCGTCGTCGTCGGCTCCGACGAGGCGATCCGGGAGTTCCGCCGACAGTTCGACGTGACGCCCGTCGAACCGGGACAGTAGCCGCCGTCCAGAGCCACTTCCCCACCGCGCCGAACTACACTGTTACCGGCTCGAACCCGAGGATGGGAGCAGCGACTGTCACCAGTCGTCGAGTCGCTTCCGGAGGGCAGTCAGCGAGTCGACGTCGAACGTCGGCGTGATCGAGAGGTCGACGGCCGCGTTGTGTGACCGACGGAGGAACGCGGTGTCGAGGCCGGCACGAGTGGCAGCGACTACGTCGGTCTCCCTGTCTCCGACGTAGAGACTGTCGTCCGTCTCCAGTGCCTCGAGCGCGTCGAGCAGGAGGTGCGGTGCCGGCTTGCGTCGGTAGAACCCGCGGACGCCGGTCGCTCGACCGCTGGCGTACTCGAACGCGTCGAAGTCGAACCGTTCGACGACGACCCGCACCACGTCGTCGTAGTTGTTGCTGACCAGTCCGACTCGGTAGTCGTCGGCGATGTCGGCGACGACACTCGCGTCGCCGTACGGAGTGCGCCGCTTCGCGTCGAGGCGATCGATCACCCGTCGTGCGGCGGCACGCTCTCGTCGGTCGAAGAACGCGACCGGGTCGACCCCCAACCGATCACAGCCACGAGCGAACTCGACATCGTACTCGTACCCCGACAACAGCGTGCGCGTCTGCTCGTCCGGATCGAGCCCACACTCGTCGAGTGCGTCTGTGAGTGCCCGCTCGTGGACCGACGAGTCGGTCGCGCGTCCACGCAGGAGGACGCCGTCCATGTCGAACAACACCGCAGGCTGTCCCGACTCTTCGATCGACTCCGAGCTCCGCTCGCCGTCTCCCGCGAGACTCGGTCCACTCATCTGACGAGCCCCCGTGTGTACGCCGAGAGGCTCTCGGTGACGACGACGACACCGAGGATGACGAGCAACACCGTCGCGACGGACTGCCAGGCGAAGGCGTTGACAGCCCGGAACAGTTGGACACCGATACCACCGGCCCCGACGAACCCCAAGACCGTCGAATCGCGGATGTTGATGTCCCAGCGGTAGATCGAGAGTCCGACCAGCGCGGGTTTCACCTGTGGGAGGATACCGTACAGGAGGATCTGCCCCGGCGATGCACCGGCCGCTCGGACGGCCTCCACCTGTCCGAAGTCGATCTCCTCGATCTCTTCACCCAGTAGTTTCCCGAGGAACCCGACCGACCGGAAGGCGATCGCGACGGCGCCCGCCAGTGGGCCGGACCCGAACATCACGACGAATATCAACGCCCAGATGATCGTGTTTACCGAACGGCTGACAGTGACGATCAGTTTCCCGAGCCAGAACGTCACCGCGTTCGGTGTCGTGTTCTCGGCGGCCAACAACGCGACCGGGACCGCCAAGACGAGTGCACCCAGCGTCCCCAGCGCGGCGATCTGTACCGTCTCGATCAGGGGATCGACGATCCGACCGGTGTACGCCACGTCGGGTGGGTACATCCTGGTCAGCAGGTCTGTGACCTCTCGCGGGATCGTGCCCGGGTTCGTGACGCCGATCTCCATGAACTCCCAGGACCCGACCACGGCGACGGCGCCGAGTACCCAGAGCGCGAACCGTCCGAGCCGCCGGCGGCGGTCGAACCGTCGCCAGCGAGGTTCGTCGACCGCCATCACTGGTACCTCCGTCGAACGACCGCACTCACGCCCTCGGCCACCAAGACGACGGCGACGATTGCGACGAGGATGGCCGTGACGTACTGGTAGTCGTAGCGGTTGAACGCCGTGAGCAGTACCGATCCGATCCCCCCGGCACCGACGATTCCGACGACCGTCGACGTGCGGATGTTGATGTCCCACCGGTACACCGAGAGCCCGGCGAATCGCGGCACGATCTGAGGGACGACACCGTACAAGAGCGTCTGTGTCGACGACGCCCCGGCGGCCCGAACTGCGTCGACAGACCCCATGTCGATGTCTTCTAAGTCCTCCGCGAGGAGTTTCGAGAAGAACCCGACCGTCTTGAACGTGATCGTGAGGATCCCCGCGAGCGGACCGAAGCCGATCGCTTTCACGGCGATGATCGCGACGATGATCGCGTTGAACGCTCGCGAGACGGAGATGAACCCTCTGTTCACCGCGTACAGTGGTCTCGGAGAGAGATTCTCCGCGGCCATGAACGCGACCGGCACACTGACGACGATTCCAGTCAGCGTCGCGACCGTCGCCATCGCGACACTCTCCAGCATCTTGTCGAGGATTCGCTGGGCCTGTCTGGGTGTCGCGGTCGGCGGGAAGAAGTCCCCCAACAGCGAGCCGGCGCTGGCGAGTCCCCGTGCGACGCGTCCCGGGTCGGCACCGACGCCCAGACCGGACCACAGGAAGAACCCGACGACACTGGCGTAGACGGCCCACTTCACCTCGCGACGGGGGAACACCGACGGGCGCTCCCACGTCCGTTCGCCGGTCGCCACGTTAGAGCCCTCCCGTCGGCGAGTTGTCGGCGCCCGCGATTCGGTCTCGCTCTTCGTCGTTGTCGCTCGGTATCCCGGTGTGCTCTCCGGTGTCGTCGGGGACCGCTGCCCCGCGGTAGACGCGGTCGAGTCCCTGCTCGTCGAGTTCCGCCGGCGTCCCCTCGAAGACGAGTTCACCGTCGTGGAGCCCGACGATCCGGTCTGCGTGATCCAACGCCAAGTCGACTTCGTGGATGTTGATCAACACCGGTACGTCGCGCTCGGCGGCGATGTCGGTCAGGAGCCGCATCACTGTCCCGGAGGTCTCGGGATCGAGACTCGACGTTGGCTCGTCGACGAGCAGAATCTTCGGCTGTTGGACGACCGCCCGGGCGATCCCGACCCGTTGTCGTTGCCCGCCGGAGAGTTCGTCGACACGTTTGTTCTCCATGTCTCCCAATCCGACACGGTCGAGGATCTCGTAGGCGCGATTCACGTCCTCCGACGAGAAGGAGCGCCGGAACGCGGTCCACGCCGAGACGTATCCCAACCGCCCCGTCAGCACGTTCTCCATGACAGTCAATCGCTCGACGAGATTGTACTCTTGGAAGATCATCCCGATGTCGCGGCGTGCCGACCGCAACGCGCCGTCGTCGAGCCCGGTCAACTCCGTG
It contains:
- a CDS encoding SipW-dependent-type signal peptide-containing protein; amino-acid sequence: MTDDEPRLYDLSRRKMLAGLGAVGLASAGAGLGTSAFFSDTEELENNSLTAGTLDMSVTASIVAANDFWADQESFQLGASTTADGQDAVVGLVVDDAKPGDWGIVCCEIEVLDNPGYVQVCTEEFAEAGGANPEPEREAEGDTNNSADLGEFLLSTVWQDYAGPTDGSTGGTKTDLTNLDPVFNNASDLLGLTYADPDLDGVVDADQHHTTAREANAVLDVNDGGYIVKDDQGMPLAIGGVDGDSYVFYLLLEIPYEVGNEIQGDSLSFDLVFKTEQVRNNTDPFNNTVAN
- a CDS encoding TrkA family potassium uptake protein translates to MFVLVALTQITGIGIGFFTLRLIIIPLFTDAEVDLDDRLTPKRDHVIVCEYRRDSAVLLDELEDLGIDYVLLSSDHESAKALSDAGYAAIDGSPQDRSALERASIDTARAVVADTDDANVDTILTVRSIDRDVEVVALTDDSDLRRVLSNAGADSVLSPHGVLGRRLAEKALSSVDGDAADAVELGGDLELAEVPIQPGNRLVGRRIRDSRIREETGANVVGAWIDGELQLPPDPDAVVRSNTVLLLSGPNDALAAFDEYTRPSQTLRRHDRVVVAGLGEVGAAAHEALVDAGLAVTTIDRDDGDGVDVVGDASDEETLRAAGIETADAVIVGLPNDSAALLTTVLARSLNPEIEILVRVSDTDATQKALSGGADYVLSVPRVSARMVARELRGEDILTPATQIRLLRVPATPLAGSTLAESGVYEQTGCRVIAVEDDDGFVATVDPQRRFSGDETIVVVGSDEAIREFRRQFDVTPVEPGQ
- a CDS encoding HAD family hydrolase, with product MSGPSLAGDGERSSESIEESGQPAVLFDMDGVLLRGRATDSSVHERALTDALDECGLDPDEQTRTLLSGYEYDVEFARGCDRLGVDPVAFFDRRERAAARRVIDRLDAKRRTPYGDASVVADIADDYRVGLVSNNYDDVVRVVVERFDFDAFEYASGRATGVRGFYRRKPAPHLLLDALEALETDDSLYVGDRETDVVAATRAGLDTAFLRRSHNAAVDLSITPTFDVDSLTALRKRLDDW
- the phnE gene encoding phosphonate ABC transporter, permease protein PhnE encodes the protein MAVDEPRWRRFDRRRRLGRFALWVLGAVAVVGSWEFMEIGVTNPGTIPREVTDLLTRMYPPDVAYTGRIVDPLIETVQIAALGTLGALVLAVPVALLAAENTTPNAVTFWLGKLIVTVSRSVNTIIWALIFVVMFGSGPLAGAVAIAFRSVGFLGKLLGEEIEEIDFGQVEAVRAAGASPGQILLYGILPQVKPALVGLSIYRWDINIRDSTVLGFVGAGGIGVQLFRAVNAFAWQSVATVLLVILGVVVVTESLSAYTRGLVR
- the phnE gene encoding phosphonate ABC transporter, permease protein PhnE: MATGERTWERPSVFPRREVKWAVYASVVGFFLWSGLGVGADPGRVARGLASAGSLLGDFFPPTATPRQAQRILDKMLESVAMATVATLTGIVVSVPVAFMAAENLSPRPLYAVNRGFISVSRAFNAIIVAIIAVKAIGFGPLAGILTITFKTVGFFSKLLAEDLEDIDMGSVDAVRAAGASSTQTLLYGVVPQIVPRFAGLSVYRWDINIRTSTVVGIVGAGGIGSVLLTAFNRYDYQYVTAILVAIVAVVLVAEGVSAVVRRRYQ
- the phnC gene encoding phosphonate ABC transporter ATP-binding protein; translated protein: MLEVTELQKTYSTGDEALEGVSLSVEGSETVAMIGPSGAGKSTFIRCINRLTEPSGGQVRLDGTELTGLDDGALRSARRDIGMIFQEYNLVERLTVMENVLTGRLGYVSAWTAFRRSFSSEDVNRAYEILDRVGLGDMENKRVDELSGGQRQRVGIARAVVQQPKILLVDEPTSSLDPETSGTVMRLLTDIAAERDVPVLINIHEVDLALDHADRIVGLHDGELVFEGTPAELDEQGLDRVYRGAAVPDDTGEHTGIPSDNDEERDRIAGADNSPTGGL